In Daphnia magna isolate NIES linkage group LG5, ASM2063170v1.1, whole genome shotgun sequence, the sequence ACACTCGAAcacttttttcactttttacgcAGAGATGTGCACAAGCAAATTTTGTTCAAGCAATTTTCGATTAATCAAGTAAATTTTTGCTcgagtaaataaataattttttttcttgcttgggtttgtttgaacaaaagtcaaacaatttcaaacaatttttcaattgtttgtttggttttgttcaaacaataaaaaaaaaactcaaaagttTCCAAGTTTCCAAGGAAATGATGATTAGCGCAACATGTTTCTCAGTGACAGTAACCAGTCAATCAGGATTCAGTCAGTCAGTTGACTGACTGACTGAATCCTGTAGTTCGACACCAACAGAAAACTCAATGCGGACAGCAAATACGACAGCGCCATCATTCATCtagcaaaaaaatcaaaatatcggCTTTGTACGGCATCGTCTTGGATACGGAACCTGCTACAAATGGAACCCGAGAAGAGCTTCTGAAGCCTGAAATGCAAAACTTCCTCGCCATTCCAAGATTATCTGCCGATGAAATGGACGAGCTAGATATCTTGTCTTGGTGGAAGGGGCGTCAATACGATTTTCCGCTTCTTGCAATATACGCCAGACAAATATTAGGGATAGTTGCTACCTCGGCACCGTCTGAAAGAGTCTTTAGTACCGGAAGAAATGTTGTCACTCAACAACGCCAGCGTTTGGATCCACAAAATGTGGACAAATTAATCTTTCTCAGTGCAAATTATGCCgccaaaaaaaagtaaacacctgtgaattctaatcaaaaatcaatgttAACTGTGATTACTGTTACTATTATTCTAAGTCTTTGACATCCAGTCAATaaggaaatcaaatgttttcaaacctgtaacgtttaaaaaagaaagtcaaaccttttgtttaattgtttcTTGGATCTCTGTTGTTATCCAAGAAAATGcaaccgttttttttattggagcGTTGTCTGCGTTgccgaaatttttttaaagtgtttttgttcaaacaataaattttgcTCAAACAAACTGTATTgttcaaacaattttatttgtttatgaaCAATTTTGAGACGATTTTCCACATGTCGTGTACCAACCAGGTTTCCATGACTCTGGTATAGGAGTATAATGGTAGGCGTACATGAGAGGACGCAAGTAGGGATCGGCCCCAACCCTAATCGAGGCGCATTTttccaatcgggtttcgaaattcggggctCGGGGCGGGGCGTTCGGAGTGAACATTTTTGAACCCCGTTCTCAATCGGAGTTGCATCGGGGTGCCTCatcggggatgcaaccccgattgcaatcaatcgattcacgtaaaaacataatcgatcgagtcgaaataaattattatgatgaaaatcggggtTGTCGccccggttgccccgataaaaacccgacccgAACTAGGGGTCCTCACTGCGTTCGgaaagttcccgatagggctGGGGCTGTTTCTTTTGCTTGCACATGGTTCACGCGGTTCACGCGTTTTCCGGGTGCTATCATTCGAAAGAAACACTTTTgacagaatccctatcgggaaacaaGTGAAGACGAATTCCTTTCCTTCACTCCTCTTTCTACCGTTTCCTCTGCTGGATTGCACTACAACTACGAAACAAGTGTGTTCTTCATTCTCATTCTTATGTTCCGTCTGATTGTGCGTGTTGCGTCATACAGTCACTACGGCTATATATAGTTACTCATGGCAAATGTTCCAGTCTTATGTTCCTTATGTCAACTTATATGTATTTCATAGACGTCTAGATCGGTACAAGTATAGACACACcgcaagaataaaaaaacgttACAATGaattcgcaaaaaaaaaattgaaaatatggaaaacacAGTACACTTCACATATTGAAACGCGAGCTAACGGCTATAAACGATTCCGAATAGACGCAACTGCACCCTTCCCGAGCCTTGGCAAAGGGCAGCCACTCGGGAAAAGCAAAGTTTGTCGCTTGAGCCACGTTCAAGCCGGAATTCACCACAAAATGGAAGGCGCCTGGGAAAGTGATGATGTAATCCCCCTTACACTGCTTGAAGCAGTGAAAGGGGATCGGCGGATCGTTTGCCTTAAAGAGTTGTGGCATAACTAAAAAACATTTGTGCCTAAACGTATGTAATGAAgataagtgtaaaaaaaatacagacaAAGTAACAAAGTAGAATTGAAGTGTAACTTACAGTTCTGTAGATCGGCATTCTTCGTAAAAACTAGGAATGTTTTTACGGAAGAATTCCTTGAGCAGCACGCCGTATTTCTCGGCAACCCTAAGTAAAAGGAAAATTAGTGAAACAATGAGTATGGGttattgggaaaaaaaaggtaaaaaaagaatactTACACCACCCAGTACTTCGGTTTTCCACTGTGATGGTAATTGATGGACGGCAAATTAACGTTTTCAACATGCCACCCTGTGTAGCTCATGGCGTGGCCCAATAGCAATTGGCATGTGTTAATACCAGGCATCTTGTTGTCCGGATTGTGCTTGTCGCGAAATTCTTCTTTGAGAAACGGTAGAAACGTTTTATTCAACGGTGTTAGATGCCTAAACATAAGCGGGCGCAATGGAAACAGTTAATgattaaaatgaaatacaCCAATAATAGTACTTACCAGTCAAAAGGGGTTTCCTTtggaaaaagtgaaaaatctTTGTCGAACACGTAGGAAGGGAAACCCTTCTTTCTCCGTTTTTCCTGAAGAACTCCCCTGAACATACGAAACATTTGGTTCCAAAAAATGGTTGGTCCAGGAAAGTCCAAAGTTTTTTGGGAATCAAATTTTTCGCATTTCTTCACGAAGTTTTCGTACGAACACGGTTTATCTTTTTTGTCCGTAATCAGAAATAACCCTGGACTGAATTGTTTGAAAACATTACAATGATTACTTTCACTTTTATGTACAATCGTAAAAGCAACCTACCTTCGGAATGCTGCTCATACTCTTGTATGTGTGGGCAGACCTTCTCCTTCGCCAGTTCTCCAATTTTGAGGGAATAATCCGGTATGCCTTGCGGTGTGACACAAACAGCACCACACTGTTGGGCATACTTCTTGAAGATCTTGGCTGTAAAAGTTTTAAAATCCCTAAACTCGTTACTGGGAGGAGTGAGTTTGACTCCACTGTTTTCCAGGAttcctgcaaaaaaaaaaaaatcgttcaTAAAATTTGTATTGTAACATAAGAAAGCATTCTAAAGAATTTCCATTTACGGATAGAGCACAGACGCTCAAATTCGTCGAGTCCAGCCGACGAATCCTGCCAGGTCTTCCGTTGTAGTCAATCCGTGTACTTATGCCCTTGCTCATTGCAGAAATAGCAAACCGGCTGTACTCGTTTTGGACAATCTTTCTTAATGTGGCCAGGCTTGCTACAGACGTAGCACAATCTCCCTGTTGAATGCATTAGAGAAAGTTAGAAGTATacaataacaaattaaaagCTCTAATAAAAGATAAATACCTTGTGGTACAAACGCTGACGTGTTGGAAGCGGTGCCAGGAGTAGGAAACCGACGCCATTGTTGATTGGAAGATGCCGTGAAACAATGGCCGGTTGCCTGTTCCGGCCGGAAATTGTATGGATGATAGCGCGAATCGTAAGCAACCGCTGGAGGGGATCCAACCTGTTGACCGTATCCAACCTGTTGACTGTATCCAACCTGTTGACTGTATCCAACCTGCGGATTAAAGTATTGGTCGAAAACAGTTCTTGAACTGAATTTGAAATGCGGAGTCATTCCACTAGGCGGATTGATCCGCGGGTCGGAAACAACCCGTGGGTAATATCCAGCCGAAACACCCTTCCAATCGCCGAAACGGACATCACCACGATGTCCATCTCTAGACGTACCTAATACATAAAGGATTACAATATCAttcgttaaaaataaatgaactTGCACACGAGTGATTGAAACAAACCATCACAAGGGCACGGACGAATAACTGAAACTACCACAAGGGTACACACCAGTGATTGATACTACTACCAGAAAGGTAAAGAAACTTAACTTATACTACTACCACAAGGGCATACACGAATAACTTATGCTACCACCACAAGGGCATACAAGAGTGATTCAAACTACCGCCACAAGGTCACACACGAGTGACTTATACGACCGCCACAAGGGCACACACGAGTTACTTATGCTACCACCACAAGGGCACAAACGAGTAACTTAAACTACCACTACAAGGCCGCACACCAGTCATTTATACTACTACTACGAGGGTAAAGAAAATTAACCTATACTGCTACCACAAAGGCATACACGAGTGACTTATACTACTACCATAAGGGCACAGACAGTTTACTTATACTACCCCACTATTGAGAAAGACAAgacatgtacagtatcctgcacaaaaatccgaacaccgatttaattttttaaagccacctattggcggggtaaagggatttttgtttgtttttctttaagagggagggtagacggggcgatggacacatagggcagggttgggtaagtctagacatttttttaatgccttaaggtattacgctttaaggcaagtaacaggtcgggacatttttgcaacccccagggtggtgtgttttttttaaacgacagttggaaatgttgaacttaggctgtgtaatactccttacccaaataaattataaagctgcctgtgcacaattatttcgataccgatggcatatgtgtagagcctctgattgcgacgccgtagatcagtgttcgaatCCCAAAACGGATTTGTAAAATATATGGTATCATCAtaatattctttattcgaatttgctgggaataataatttctctagaacgaaggagattattatttttaaaattattttataaacaaaaaaagcatataTTGCTtgatgaaaatttattttatatgtgAGAATATACGAGAATTTCTCGAAAGTTAACAATATTaactcatcacctcatctggaatcggacaccgatctccagcaccacattcagaaacgctacacctacgccattgacagcgacgtaaacatttacaggcagctggaacataagcttaattgtttcggtaagcaacattaccatgcccaagccctaaatttccaactgtcgttttaaaaaacacaccaccctgggggttgcaaaaatgtcccgacctgtaacttgccttaaagcgtaataccttaaggcataccctaccctaccctgtcgtgtccatcaccccgtctaccctcccccttaaagaaaaacaaacaaaaaacccattaccccgccaataggtggctttaaaaaattaaatcggtgttcggatttttgtgcaggatactgtacaccaATAGGGCAAGCACAAATAGCAATAACCTTTTTTACCACCACAAGGGCGCACACGATTAAGTTATACTACTACCACAAAGGTACAGAAAGTTAACTTATTCAACTACCACAAGGGCATACACGAGTGACTTATACTACTACCACAAGGGCACAGACAGTTAACTTAGACTACTACCACAAGGGCATACACGAGTTACTTATACTACTACCACAAGGGCACAGACAGTTTACTTATACTACTACCACAAGGGCACACACGAGTAACTTATGCTACCACCACAAAGGCACACACCAGTGACTTATACTACTACCACAAGAGCACATACGAGTAACTTATAATACTACCACAAGGGCACGGACAGTTAACTTACACTATTCCCACAAAGGCACAGACGAACAACTTATAGGTACAAGCACAGCAGCACGGATGACTAACACAATAAGGAAACGATGAAAGAGTATTACAACTTACCAAATTGGTCACCAGCATTGTGATCCATGATAACTTTACTTCGGTAACAGCAACTATCACCACACTAACCTGCAATAAACAATCAAGACCACATCAAGACAAAATAATACCAATCATTTCAAGACAAGTACCTGTGTAAGAAAATCCGTGCAAATCTAAATCCTTCCAAAACAATTGTAGGTGACACGAAAAATATACAATGTGTCCCTTCTCCTGTTGAAAACAAGTGAATTGGAAATAAAAATCCATTATATATAAtttctacatttaaaaaatgcattCAAACTTACGTGGTGTAGTCAGTAGAAcctgaaaaattgaaaacacaacaaatttggaatttttgatttgaaaaggcaaaacaaacaagaacgTTTGGCGAACAGCTTTTGTTTGGCTAACACAAATGGCGCACTAGGTGAGTCCCTAAACACACTGAAAATTTCCTCATGGCGTCTAAGGAAGAAGTCATGACTACTCAAAGTCTTCAACAAACCCGACTTCCATTACCCACCAGTAATTTAACATAGCaaccatttaaaaacaaataactcCTCGTCACTTGTCGTTGTTTTATACTGgccaaaaaatttatttgttcgTCTTACTGCAATACAGTATCACAAGTCAAGAAGAAACAAGGAAATTCATCGTATCAAGGGGGACAATCagagttaattttttttctttaaatttcttcAAAAACAGGCCCCATCACTCTTATAACATGTCCAGATATTAAAAGCTCTGTGTCAATAACATCAATAACATCATACTTTTGTAATGTAAGACAGTTAAAGCTCCTTTTGGATAATCTGTTAACGATTACTTCATCTTGACACGTTTCAGTTGACCATTGAGTTGTGCTGCAACGTAACAACCAGAGAAGCAATTGCAACTAACTATTGtgcaattaaataaaacacgGTAGGATCTGCCACTCTCATTTCTTACGAGACCTGAGATAAGAAATAAACTTCAGATGAATAATACAACAATTTGATTTAATCAACAATTGAAGATTCATACCCGATGAAGCTATAACCAAGATTAAAAACCACTGGAATCAAATCGTTACTGCTGACCAagcgatcttcttcttcaatggATTGGATCCATTCGAGAAACACTCTGTACTGAGTGTCATCTCCTTCTTCTTGGTCAGGATCAATAGATTCTCAACAAGCGCCTAGAGGTATGTGGTGCAAATTGAGACATAATTAGACATGAATTTCGACCAACTGGAAAGCTGAAGAGCTGGAAAGCTGCATCACCACTGCTTTGCTGTTTGTCTACCGGTTCTTCGAGACGGTCACTGCTATTTTCCACTTGCGTATTCCGATTTCAGCCCACCCGCATGAATACCAAAACAACCTTAAGTTTAATTGGGCGacggaaatagaaaaatatgaCTATATtgacaaattttcttttttcactaAATCCTTACCATAACGCCCGAGCGTCGGACGCTTCCACTCTGGCCACAGTAAAATGCGGACGTGAACCGGGTAAACTGCGTGCTTTTAGCTGTGGAACAACCACCAAAATCTTGTACAAGTTCGCAGTCCTTGTTTCATACACGGATAACGCGTGACGACgggatataatttttttcccccagcTGATTCATTGCATTGCGAACATCTGACCCCCTTCCCACCAGAGTAAACTCTCCGCAACGCAATATCCAAGCTTAACGAAACAAGTGTctagattttaaaatacaaCTCGGCCGTACCGGTATGAATGTCCATCGGCTACCATTGCTTGTCCAGGACATCATTTCGTACCACGTAGCTGGGACGTTGCTGAACCTAGCTTCTTGATAAGAAAAACTATAGATGTTCCAGCAATTTCCTCCTATTTTACGAAACCTTGGTGTTTAGAAGCGATCATAAAGCATCCATTCGATTCAAAGTTCCATCACTAAATCATGTCATGTGAAATCAGTATCAAACAGTAAAGGTGCTACAAATACATCTGAAATTGTCAAGTACATGAAGAATTTTGgctacataaaaaaaaaacacatttggAGATCGACTTTTCCGTCGTATGCTATTTCCCCGTCACTGATAACCCATTTGAAAcaccattttctcttttccaacatgaacaCTATCggctaatttcgattatgccgtgtgatttttgggtaatttcaagagatgtcgtttttggtcgtttttgacaaaagtgggaaggctatacagtgctggtccagttatagaaccgcctagctaaggaaccggctcggttatcgaaccgatttttctttgccgtgtttcagcgccaccgtcgGCCGTATTATGtactatatcgattttctatggcgggaatgaatgggttttgccttttaaaacatgcaaaaaaatattactgtaatgggttttatctttttaggcaatgttgtacattggttcaatgacccaactaataataataggcggtaaatttattcataccaaatacaataataataggcggtaaagttattcataccaaatacaatagaatacaatagcttccactattcattcttatcttctagcaccttgttccattccagtccttctaccaactctaatttctttttccttttgttatgACAACAGCTCTTCTAGatcatcaaaccacttcctctgtggatggtcccccaCTAATGTagatacactagtatctcaccattcatagccataaactatattacacatatattaaaaattttttaagttagttatagcagcggttcgaacacgagactctagatccatagcgaacagcattaccactctgctatATGCCCTTATattctaagaccgtcaaagtttgagggatgaaagaaccgacgataggtggcactaagatcgggtgcttggttatagaaccattcagttatagaaccgcgcacaggccggttctataactggaccggcactgtacccttcccactttttcatttttggccaaatttcaaattttgcttaaaatacgtgaattccattcataattgaatgaaaatcacgaaaatcagatttattttcctattggtgttatagttttggaTTTAAtcgttaaaaaccctaaattaagttgttgcgctaacagcactgttttcgttaattaaagaaacggctggtttaacgggaaaaccaatcactaaatctaaatcagcgttcaatttcgattatgccgtgtggtTTTTGGAtattttcaagagatgtcgtttttggcagattttgacaatAGTGGGAAGGCTTTAACCCTTGGATACGGGATGAAGCGCGGAGGATTACCGCACGTTTCGTCTTCATAGTACATGGATACGTTTTCAGTTTTGCCGTAAGGACAAACGGTCTCCAAGATtctatggcgaattggcgaccaggccggaccctatcgggaacttcctgaacggagtgagggcccctagtccGCGTACTCTTCCCAGTATAAAACCGAAGCCATGTAACTCTTGTTGGTGGACAAGAGTTGGCCACATCGGAATTACCTACTGGTCGATGGAGATTGTTCTTTCTTGTTCAGGGGTAGTCTAGCGCTAGACTCGATCTGATGTGCGACGACgccactttttaaaaaattttctttgtaaCTATACGCTAGAGGGAGcctcaaaaattaaatggaCCTTAAACATGACAATGCTGATAAATATATCAGTTGAATAAAGTAACtaattaaaagataaaatacTTACATAACTATATACTtaactatactatactatactatacatatatatagttatatatacTTTAACTTCATTTGactttaaagaaatggatcgaaataagacgtcttctgAGAGacatgatttatttttaaaaacgaacGGGGCTTAAGCGCGTTCTTGTACCGTCATTTAGtggtccagtactgcacgtcctagtaagacagatttaggatgaTTTACTGCataaattgttatgtgggtaCGCCTAGACCAGAGAAATTTATGACGACTCTACCGATGAATGTTTCTTTAGTCTGGGATGTATTTAAGACTAccgtttgaagaaaaaatttattgtCTTTTTAATGGGAAAACTACAAATGAATCCAACGATGCTGAAGTAGGCAATCGAACCGCCTTACACAAAATGTCTTTTACATTCCACAATTCAAAGTTAGTAGAGAGCGATGACACAAGATATTCTTGGATAACAGATGAACGACAGGGATACGAATAGGCATCTTGTTGGTTTTCATATCTTTTTCCAATTACAACTACGTTATTAGGGGTATTTACAAAATCATACATCACAACAACGGACATGTCTTTAAGAAACACAAAGTTATCTGCTTCATTATCACATTTCAATTGTCCCAGTCCTGGAATGTTT encodes:
- the LOC116923902 gene encoding lysine-specific demethylase 4E-like is translated as MFRMFRGVLQEKRRKKGFPSYVFDKDFSLFPKETPFDWHLTPLNKTFLPFLKEEFRDKHNPDNKMPGINTCQLLLGHAMSYTGWHVENVNLPSINYHHSGKPKYWVVVAEKYGVLLKEFFRKNIPSFYEECRSTELHKCFLVMPQLFKANDPPIPFHCFKQCKGDYIITFPGAFHFVVNSGLNVAQATNFAFPEWLPFAKAREGCSCVYSESFIAVSSRFNM